A stretch of the Rhodospirillaceae bacterium genome encodes the following:
- a CDS encoding DUF2848 domain-containing protein: protein MGESAAQLNLTVQTQDGEEPFTGGVGELVIAGWTGRNREAMEAHIAELEAIGIARPKTVPMFYRVAAGLLTTAAEIQVSGPHSSGEAETVILNLGGRHYVAVGSDHTDRQAETVGVSLSKQMCAKPIGATVWPYEDVAGHWDDLVLRSWIEEDGGRSLYQEGTAAAMRPPAELQDLYGGLAEGAAMFGGTLAVHGEIRTSAAFEMELEDPVLGRRLRHRYTILPLPVEG from the coding sequence ATGGGCGAGAGCGCCGCACAACTCAATCTGACGGTGCAGACGCAGGACGGCGAGGAACCGTTCACCGGCGGCGTCGGCGAACTGGTCATCGCCGGCTGGACCGGCCGCAACCGCGAGGCGATGGAAGCCCATATCGCGGAGCTGGAGGCGATCGGCATCGCAAGGCCGAAGACTGTGCCGATGTTCTACCGGGTCGCGGCGGGCCTGCTCACGACGGCGGCGGAAATCCAGGTCTCGGGGCCCCATTCCAGCGGCGAGGCGGAAACGGTTATCCTCAATCTCGGCGGGCGCCACTATGTCGCCGTCGGGTCCGACCATACCGACCGGCAGGCGGAGACCGTCGGCGTGTCCCTGTCCAAGCAGATGTGCGCCAAGCCGATCGGCGCGACGGTCTGGCCCTACGAGGACGTCGCCGGCCATTGGGACGATCTGGTCCTGCGCTCGTGGATCGAGGAAGACGGCGGGCGCAGCCTGTATCAGGAAGGCACGGCCGCCGCGATGCGCCCGCCCGCGGAATTGCAGGACCTCTATGGCGGCCTGGCCGAGGGCGCGGCCATGTTCGGCGGCACGCTCGCGGTGCACGGCGAGATCCGCACGTCCGCCGCGTTCGAGATGGAACTGGAAGATCCGGTGCTGGGCCGCCGCCTGCGCCACCGTTACACGATCCTGCCGCTGCCCGTCGAAGGCTAG
- a CDS encoding GPP34 family phosphoprotein, which translates to MLRFSEEIMLLLLDDKGGRFIDVPTLSLEYALAGAVLMDLAMEGRIDTDPEQLFVIDPSPLGDDLLDPTLARIVESEETFDAAYWIKQTVADAENIREGSLARLVERGILHREEDRFMWVLRTRRYPIDDYKTVQEVKLRIMGVILSDEIPDARDIIIISLADVCRIFEGLISSRELKAAAPRIEQVRRMDLIGREVAKAVTEIETSLAMAFVPMH; encoded by the coding sequence ATGCTGAGATTCTCGGAAGAGATCATGCTGCTCTTGCTGGACGACAAGGGCGGAAGGTTCATCGACGTTCCCACGCTATCGCTCGAATATGCGCTCGCCGGAGCGGTGCTTATGGACCTGGCAATGGAGGGGCGGATCGATACCGATCCGGAGCAACTCTTCGTGATCGACCCGAGCCCGCTCGGCGACGACCTGCTCGATCCGACTCTCGCCCGAATTGTCGAGTCGGAGGAGACGTTCGACGCGGCGTACTGGATCAAACAGACCGTGGCCGATGCCGAGAACATCCGCGAGGGATCCCTCGCCCGGCTCGTCGAACGCGGCATCCTGCACCGCGAAGAGGACCGGTTCATGTGGGTGCTGCGGACGCGGCGCTACCCGATCGACGACTACAAGACGGTGCAGGAGGTGAAACTCCGCATCATGGGCGTGATCCTGAGCGATGAGATTCCGGACGCGCGCGACATCATCATCATCTCGCTGGCGGACGTCTGCCGCATCTTCGAGGGCCTGATATCGAGCCGCGAATTGAAGGCGGCGGCGCCGCGTATCGAACAGGTCCGCCGGATGGACCTGATCGGGCGCGAGGTCGCGAAGGCGGTAACGGAGATCGAGACGTCGCTCGCCATGGCCTTCGTCCCGATGCACTGA
- the ppk2 gene encoding polyphosphate kinase 2 gives MDKPKKTAGNGGAEAQARPRKIGNKRYEQELFRLQLELVKMLEWIKHEGLKVVVVFEGRDAAGKGGVIKRITQHLSPRICRVVALPAPTEREQTQWYFQRYVPHLPAAGEMVLFDRSWYNRAGVERVMGFCTEEEHREFLRSCPEFERMLVRSGIILIKYWFSVSDEEQEKRFQSRLEQDHKRWKLSPMDLESRRRWVEYSRAKDENFAHTDIKQAPWYVVDADVKKHARLNCISHLLSMIPYEDLTPEPIELPERAEAGAYVRPPFSDQTLVPPVYPGEE, from the coding sequence ATGGACAAGCCGAAGAAGACGGCCGGGAACGGCGGCGCAGAAGCGCAGGCCCGCCCCCGGAAAATCGGGAACAAGCGCTACGAGCAGGAGCTGTTCCGGCTCCAGCTCGAACTCGTGAAGATGCTCGAATGGATCAAGCACGAGGGGCTCAAGGTCGTGGTCGTCTTCGAGGGGCGGGACGCGGCCGGCAAGGGCGGCGTCATCAAGCGCATCACGCAGCATCTGAGTCCGCGCATCTGCCGGGTCGTCGCCCTGCCCGCGCCGACCGAGCGCGAGCAGACCCAGTGGTACTTCCAGCGCTATGTGCCCCACCTGCCCGCCGCCGGCGAGATGGTCCTGTTCGACCGGAGCTGGTACAACCGGGCCGGCGTCGAGCGGGTGATGGGCTTCTGCACCGAAGAGGAGCATCGGGAGTTCCTGCGCTCCTGCCCGGAATTTGAGCGTATGCTCGTGCGCTCCGGCATCATCCTTATCAAGTACTGGTTCTCCGTCTCCGACGAAGAGCAGGAAAAGCGGTTCCAGAGCCGGCTCGAACAGGATCACAAGCGCTGGAAGCTCAGCCCGATGGACCTGGAGTCGCGGCGCCGGTGGGTCGAGTATTCCAGGGCGAAGGACGAGAATTTCGCGCATACGGATATCAAGCAGGCGCCGTGGTACGTAGTCGATGCCGACGTGAAGAAGCACGCGCGGCTGAACTGCATCAGCCACCTCTTGAGCATGATCCCCTACGAAGACCTGACGCCGGAGCCGATCGAGCTGCCGGAGCGCGCGGAGGCCGGCGCCTATGTCCGGCCGCCCTTCTCCGACCAGACGCTGGTCCCGCCGGTCTACCCCGGCGAAGAGTAG
- a CDS encoding molybdopterin oxidoreductase family protein, protein MAEKTVFSACPHDCPDTCAMLTTVSDGEVVNVRGNPDHPFTQGGLCVKVNDYENRVYSENRVLTPLRRTGAKGDGKFERISWDEALDEISGRWKEIVAADGPAAILPYSYLGTEGILNGLNVGDAFFNKLGATVSERTFCDSAAITAFFMTCGPTAAVDPESFVHSRYIVLWAINTISNNLHHWPFIAEAQRRGAKVVVIDPVATRTAKQADWHLPIKPGTDAALALGMINVIIAEDLVDHDYVAKYTVGYEELKTRAAGFPPDRVAAITGIAEDDIRTLAREFATVQPSVIRMGVAIERNASGGNAVRALSCLPGLVGSWRHCGGGILHMPIWAFPMKWDDISRPDLIPEGTPVLNQWRLGPALTGEMDRKISSLFVYNSNPAVVAPEQDKVLRGLAREDLFTVVSEHFITDTARYADIVLPATTQLEQFDIMFSWGHLYLTLNEPAIAPRGEAVPNTELFRRLARAMGFDDPYWQRSDEEMAVDALDWSNPVLEGIDLDGLRKTGYARLKVGTPDDFVPHREGNFPTPSGKVEFKSSMAAGGNMVLPLFRQGYLAHQPGEPLDPLPDFVPQNESADTNPALAGRYPLNMVSPKSHAFLNSSYGNLRTQLHHAGEQTVIVHPADAEARGIAGGSEVRVFNDRGDFHAVAEVSEDARPGVVVVPMGYWVKGSRNGYTVNAINPPAFADYGNAPTFSDTLVEVAAA, encoded by the coding sequence ATGGCCGAAAAGACGGTATTCAGCGCCTGTCCGCACGATTGCCCCGACACCTGCGCGATGCTGACCACGGTCAGCGACGGCGAGGTCGTCAACGTCCGCGGCAACCCGGACCACCCGTTCACCCAGGGCGGCCTGTGCGTCAAGGTCAACGACTACGAGAACCGGGTCTACAGCGAGAACCGGGTGCTCACCCCGCTGCGCCGCACCGGCGCCAAGGGCGACGGGAAATTCGAGCGGATAAGCTGGGACGAGGCGCTGGACGAAATCTCCGGCCGCTGGAAGGAGATCGTCGCCGCCGACGGGCCGGCCGCCATCCTGCCCTACAGCTATCTCGGGACCGAGGGCATCCTGAACGGGCTGAATGTCGGCGACGCCTTTTTCAACAAGCTGGGCGCGACGGTGTCCGAGCGTACCTTCTGCGATTCCGCCGCCATCACCGCCTTCTTCATGACCTGCGGCCCGACCGCCGCGGTCGACCCGGAAAGCTTCGTCCACTCCCGCTACATCGTCCTGTGGGCGATCAACACGATCAGCAACAATTTGCACCACTGGCCGTTCATCGCCGAGGCGCAGCGCCGCGGCGCCAAGGTCGTGGTCATCGATCCCGTGGCCACGCGGACCGCCAAGCAGGCCGACTGGCACCTGCCGATCAAACCGGGCACGGATGCCGCCCTGGCGCTCGGCATGATCAACGTCATCATCGCCGAGGACCTGGTCGACCACGATTATGTCGCGAAATACACGGTCGGCTACGAGGAGCTGAAAACCCGCGCGGCCGGCTTCCCGCCGGACCGGGTCGCCGCGATCACCGGTATCGCCGAAGACGACATCCGGACGCTCGCCCGCGAGTTCGCCACCGTGCAGCCGTCGGTCATCCGCATGGGCGTCGCCATCGAGCGCAACGCGTCGGGCGGCAACGCCGTGCGCGCCCTGTCGTGCCTGCCCGGGCTGGTCGGCTCGTGGCGCCACTGCGGCGGCGGCATCCTGCACATGCCGATCTGGGCCTTCCCGATGAAGTGGGACGATATCAGCCGGCCCGATCTCATTCCCGAAGGCACGCCGGTGCTCAACCAGTGGCGCCTCGGCCCGGCGCTGACCGGCGAGATGGACCGGAAGATCAGTTCGCTGTTCGTCTACAATTCCAACCCCGCGGTGGTCGCGCCGGAGCAGGACAAGGTGCTGCGCGGCCTGGCGCGCGAAGACCTGTTCACCGTGGTCAGCGAGCATTTCATCACCGATACCGCGCGCTATGCCGATATCGTCCTGCCGGCAACGACCCAGCTCGAACAGTTCGACATCATGTTCTCCTGGGGCCACCTCTATCTGACGCTCAACGAGCCGGCGATCGCGCCGCGCGGCGAGGCGGTGCCGAACACCGAGCTGTTCCGGCGCCTCGCCCGCGCCATGGGCTTCGACGATCCCTACTGGCAGCGCAGCGACGAGGAGATGGCCGTCGACGCGCTGGACTGGAGCAATCCGGTGCTCGAAGGCATCGACCTCGACGGCCTGCGCAAGACCGGCTACGCGCGCCTCAAGGTCGGCACGCCCGACGATTTCGTGCCCCACCGCGAAGGCAATTTCCCGACCCCTTCGGGTAAGGTCGAGTTCAAGTCTTCCATGGCGGCGGGCGGCAACATGGTGCTGCCGCTGTTCCGCCAGGGCTATCTGGCCCATCAGCCCGGCGAACCCCTCGATCCGCTGCCGGATTTCGTGCCCCAGAACGAGTCAGCCGATACCAACCCGGCGCTCGCCGGGCGCTATCCCCTCAACATGGTCTCGCCCAAGAGCCACGCCTTCCTGAACTCGTCCTACGGCAACCTGCGCACGCAACTGCATCACGCCGGCGAGCAGACGGTGATCGTCCACCCGGCGGACGCCGAGGCACGGGGAATTGCCGGCGGCAGCGAGGTCCGGGTGTTCAACGACCGCGGCGATTTCCACGCCGTGGCCGAGGTCAGCGAGGACGCCCGGCCCGGCGTCGTCGTCGTGCCCATGGGCTACTGGGTGAAGGGCAGCCGCAACGGCTACACGGTGAACGCGATCAACCCACCGGCCTTCGCCGACTACGGCAACGCCCCGACCTTCTCCGATACGCTGGTCGAGGTTGCGGCGGCGTGA
- a CDS encoding Fic family protein, which translates to MPKDILASFEAVSGSPAVSFRPDAEPRLSDAGAEIRDYVRQPPEARTPVGYDRSFLDSYRPNRSFYLSEEERAQLAETGRSGVVEQAAGTYAKRILSRLLIDLSWNSSRLEGNTYSLLDTVRLIEAGQEADGRDAREALMILNHKAAIEFLVDAADDIGFDRYTIFNLHAALADDLLPDQDAPGRLRYAAVGIGGSVFHPLELPQSIEECFDRVLVTAAAIEDPFEQAFFAMVHFPYLQPFDDVNKRVSRLAANIPLIKANLSPLSFDDVSRDLYIQAILGVYELQRTELLRDLFLWAYGRSAIRYAAVRQSIGEPDPFRMRHRTALRDLVGAVIRACMDKKQAAAEVEAWAVRHIEDAERGRFRKIAERELLSLHDGNFARYRITRSEFAAWQEAWRN; encoded by the coding sequence ATGCCGAAAGACATATTGGCCTCCTTCGAGGCAGTTTCCGGATCTCCTGCAGTCAGTTTCCGGCCAGACGCGGAGCCGCGACTTTCCGATGCTGGAGCCGAAATCCGGGACTATGTCCGTCAGCCGCCCGAAGCGCGGACACCGGTCGGCTATGACCGGTCTTTCCTCGACTCCTACCGGCCGAACCGGAGCTTCTATCTCTCCGAAGAGGAGCGTGCGCAACTGGCCGAAACCGGCAGGTCCGGAGTCGTAGAACAGGCCGCCGGCACCTATGCCAAGCGGATATTGAGCCGGCTGCTGATCGACCTTTCGTGGAATTCGAGCCGGCTCGAAGGCAACACCTACTCGCTCCTTGACACGGTACGCCTGATCGAAGCCGGCCAGGAAGCGGATGGCAGGGACGCGCGCGAAGCCCTGATGATCCTGAACCACAAGGCCGCCATCGAATTCCTCGTCGACGCGGCGGACGATATCGGCTTCGACCGCTATACGATTTTCAATCTCCACGCGGCCCTGGCGGACGATCTGCTGCCGGATCAGGATGCGCCCGGCCGCCTTCGATACGCCGCTGTCGGCATCGGCGGTTCGGTTTTCCACCCGCTTGAACTGCCGCAGTCGATCGAAGAGTGCTTCGATCGGGTTCTCGTCACTGCTGCGGCGATTGAAGACCCGTTCGAACAGGCCTTCTTCGCAATGGTGCATTTCCCGTATCTGCAACCCTTCGACGACGTCAACAAGCGGGTGTCGCGGCTTGCCGCCAACATTCCGCTCATCAAGGCGAACCTCTCGCCGCTGTCGTTCGACGATGTTTCGAGGGACCTGTACATTCAAGCGATACTCGGCGTGTACGAACTGCAGCGCACCGAACTGCTGCGCGACCTGTTTCTCTGGGCCTACGGGCGTTCCGCCATCCGATATGCTGCGGTGCGCCAGTCCATCGGCGAGCCCGACCCCTTCCGGATGCGCCACAGGACGGCGCTGCGCGACCTTGTCGGAGCCGTGATCCGCGCCTGCATGGACAAGAAGCAGGCCGCTGCCGAAGTCGAGGCGTGGGCCGTCCGGCACATCGAAGACGCCGAACGCGGAAGGTTTCGCAAAATCGCCGAACGGGAACTTCTCAGCCTGCACGACGGCAATTTCGCGCGCTATCGCATCACGCGGTCGGAATTTGCCGCCTGGCAGGAGGCGTGGCGCAATTAG
- a CDS encoding AraC family transcriptional regulator: protein MVGLAGHGRAKYTTGTLLGSSRDRGWGGLLAERWSHSEGDLGEVRPRETEIVVMLEGAVHVRRRGDGRLQHHDAVPGTVWLCPAGIREDMIRIYGDIPETVHMYLPASPLAATALRELDLDPDNVGLHYDGGFRDPLIEHIARAVQTEMVDPAPGGKMLAETLAAALGVQILRHHSNLEPSAVTLPSVRGALDPRRLRRVVEFVEAHLREDLTIEALAGVACLSPFHFARAFKAATGSAPRRYVIDRRIGRARALLAESRMPLADIAEICGFSSQPHFTYWFKRLVGTTPGAYREGCG from the coding sequence GTGGTTGGATTGGCCGGACACGGCCGGGCGAAATACACCACCGGAACGCTGCTCGGATCGAGCCGCGACCGGGGATGGGGCGGGCTGCTCGCCGAACGCTGGAGCCATTCGGAAGGCGATCTCGGCGAGGTCCGGCCGCGCGAGACCGAAATCGTCGTCATGCTGGAAGGCGCCGTTCATGTCCGGCGGCGCGGCGATGGCCGGCTGCAGCACCACGATGCGGTGCCCGGCACGGTCTGGCTGTGCCCGGCCGGGATTCGCGAAGACATGATCCGCATCTATGGCGATATCCCGGAGACCGTTCACATGTACCTGCCGGCGTCGCCGCTGGCCGCGACGGCGCTTCGGGAGCTCGATCTCGACCCCGACAATGTCGGACTGCACTATGACGGCGGTTTTCGCGATCCCCTGATCGAGCATATTGCGCGGGCGGTCCAGACGGAGATGGTCGATCCGGCGCCGGGCGGAAAGATGCTGGCCGAGACCCTGGCCGCCGCGCTGGGCGTTCAGATCCTGCGGCATCATTCGAACCTGGAGCCGTCCGCGGTTACGCTGCCCAGCGTCCGTGGCGCGCTCGATCCGCGGCGCCTCCGGCGCGTCGTCGAATTTGTCGAGGCCCATCTCCGCGAAGACCTGACGATCGAGGCGCTCGCGGGCGTGGCCTGCCTCAGCCCGTTCCATTTCGCCCGCGCCTTCAAGGCCGCGACCGGCTCGGCGCCGCGGCGCTACGTCATTGACCGCCGTATCGGGCGCGCCAGGGCGCTGCTGGCCGAGAGCCGGATGCCGCTCGCCGATATCGCGGAAATCTGCGGGTTTTCCTCCCAGCCGCACTTCACCTACTGGTTCAAGCGCCTCGTCGGCACCACGCCGGGGGCGTATCGGGAGGGGTGCGGGTAG
- a CDS encoding MarR family transcriptional regulator, which translates to MDFANRYAPPLSVSRPELLDDSPNGLADDRFREAIYTLFMTANGFQSVREAFGREIGASGPQYFILMAIARGHARGGIGIRSIADHLGVAASHVTVEVGKLIAKGLIAKRPNPQDRRRVLITLTPAGMAALDRLAPLRQRINDILFDGFSREEFGQLHGFLHRFARTTARAQHEVALHENFRKAAEEEGKHP; encoded by the coding sequence ATGGATTTCGCCAACCGATACGCGCCGCCGCTGAGTGTGAGCCGGCCCGAACTGCTGGACGACAGCCCGAACGGGCTGGCCGACGACCGGTTTCGCGAGGCGATCTATACGCTGTTCATGACTGCGAACGGGTTCCAATCGGTGCGCGAGGCCTTCGGGAGGGAGATCGGCGCAAGCGGCCCGCAATATTTCATTCTGATGGCGATCGCCCGCGGGCACGCTCGCGGCGGCATCGGCATCCGGAGCATTGCCGATCATCTGGGCGTCGCCGCCTCCCACGTCACCGTCGAGGTGGGCAAGCTGATCGCCAAGGGCCTGATCGCGAAGCGCCCGAATCCCCAAGACCGGCGGCGTGTGCTGATCACGTTGACGCCTGCGGGCATGGCGGCGCTCGACCGGCTGGCGCCGTTGCGCCAGCGCATCAACGATATTCTGTTCGACGGGTTCTCGCGCGAGGAATTCGGCCAGCTGCATGGCTTCCTGCACCGCTTTGCCCGAACTACGGCGCGGGCGCAGCACGAGGTCGCGCTACACGAGAATTTCCGCAAGGCGGCTGAAGAGGAGGGAAAACATCCATGA
- a CDS encoding xanthine dehydrogenase family protein molybdopterin-binding subunit, whose protein sequence is MAAESAATGNGRVEDARLLTGRARFVDDRALDRMAHAVFVRSPVAHAEIAGIETGEARAAGAPLVLTANDLPFIEQTLVTRYGHPDLRPAMMPFLARGRVRFVGEPVALVVAGSRYEAEDLAALVAVDYRPLPVVASASAALAEGAPALHAAWPGNIAATFMHETGDAGAALGRCAGRIARRFAFARQAPVPLETRGCVADFDPGRAALTLHISTQTHYAVRENLAAILDLPEDGVRVVAEDVGGGFGSKSRPYVEEVVIGHASRVLGRPVKWIEDRLEHFQATTHSRATETDLEIGYDRDGRILAMKGRLTVDIGAYAFTSGIITAMVASGHCAGPYKIPNVSLEVVCVGTNKTPLATYRGAGQPEATFPLEALLDMAARDLGLSAVEIRARNLVTPADMPYAPHIPYGGAKCRFESGDFPALLHRAAAGSGYNETVETAGPHERAAWGLACGIESTGFVGFESADVRIDGAGNVTVLSGMSSQGQGQATAYAGVCAETLGVDAGRVSVRMGDTGLLPFGRGAFASRGAVVGANAVAGAAQRLREKVLGHAGVLLQENPESLFLDAGEIVRSDGERTGLHLGDIARAAAPGGPLYDGDPALSSHFVFDTEGTLTFALAVHATKVAVDMQTGRCRILDYFIVHDAGRLLDRAIVDGQIVGGAVDGIGGAMLSELVYDGDGQLLTGTLADYAVIAAPDAPPVRLEHLHTLPTTNPLGVRGVGEGGVIPVAPAIMNAVSRAIDPAGNGHAAPLCRIPLRPEAVLQVIRRVRSSRSASRGQ, encoded by the coding sequence ATGGCCGCTGAAAGCGCCGCAACCGGCAATGGCCGCGTCGAAGATGCGCGCCTGCTGACGGGCCGGGCGCGGTTCGTCGACGACCGGGCGCTCGACCGCATGGCGCACGCCGTCTTCGTGCGCAGCCCGGTCGCCCATGCTGAAATCGCCGGCATCGAGACCGGAGAAGCGCGCGCGGCCGGGGCGCCGCTGGTGCTGACGGCCAACGATCTGCCCTTCATCGAACAGACGCTGGTAACGCGCTACGGCCATCCGGACCTGCGGCCCGCCATGATGCCCTTTCTGGCGCGGGGCCGCGTCCGTTTCGTCGGTGAGCCGGTCGCCCTCGTGGTGGCCGGCAGCCGCTACGAGGCCGAGGACCTGGCGGCGCTGGTCGCGGTCGATTACCGGCCGCTGCCCGTCGTCGCTTCCGCTTCGGCCGCGCTGGCCGAGGGCGCGCCGGCGCTGCACGCTGCCTGGCCGGGCAATATCGCAGCGACGTTCATGCACGAGACCGGCGACGCCGGGGCGGCACTGGGCCGGTGTGCCGGCCGGATTGCGCGGCGGTTCGCGTTCGCGCGGCAGGCCCCCGTACCGCTCGAGACGCGCGGCTGCGTCGCCGACTTCGACCCCGGCAGGGCCGCGCTGACCCTGCATATCTCGACCCAGACGCACTATGCCGTGCGCGAGAACCTGGCCGCGATCCTGGACCTTCCGGAAGACGGCGTGCGCGTGGTCGCCGAGGATGTCGGCGGCGGCTTCGGCTCCAAGTCCCGGCCCTATGTCGAGGAAGTCGTTATCGGTCACGCCAGCCGGGTGCTCGGCCGGCCGGTGAAATGGATCGAGGACCGCCTCGAGCATTTCCAGGCGACGACCCATTCGCGCGCAACCGAGACCGACCTGGAAATCGGCTACGATCGCGACGGGCGCATTCTGGCGATGAAGGGCCGGCTTACGGTCGACATCGGCGCCTATGCCTTTACCAGCGGCATCATCACGGCCATGGTCGCATCCGGCCACTGCGCCGGCCCGTACAAGATTCCGAACGTGTCTCTGGAGGTCGTCTGCGTCGGCACCAACAAGACGCCGCTGGCGACCTATCGCGGCGCCGGACAGCCCGAAGCGACCTTCCCCCTCGAAGCCTTGCTCGACATGGCCGCTAGGGACCTCGGGCTGTCCGCCGTCGAAATCAGGGCGCGCAACCTGGTGACGCCGGCCGACATGCCCTACGCGCCGCATATCCCGTACGGCGGCGCCAAGTGCCGCTTCGAAAGCGGCGATTTTCCGGCGCTGCTTCACCGTGCCGCCGCCGGCAGCGGCTATAACGAAACGGTCGAAACCGCCGGGCCGCACGAACGCGCCGCTTGGGGCCTCGCCTGCGGCATCGAGAGCACCGGCTTCGTCGGCTTCGAATCGGCGGATGTCCGGATCGACGGCGCCGGCAACGTCACCGTCCTTTCCGGCATGTCGAGCCAGGGCCAGGGCCAGGCGACGGCCTACGCCGGTGTGTGCGCCGAAACCCTCGGCGTCGATGCCGGCCGCGTGAGCGTCCGCATGGGCGATACCGGGCTCCTGCCGTTCGGCCGCGGCGCCTTCGCCAGCCGCGGCGCGGTCGTCGGCGCCAACGCGGTTGCCGGCGCCGCGCAACGCCTGCGCGAAAAGGTGCTGGGCCATGCCGGCGTGCTGTTGCAGGAAAATCCCGAGAGCCTGTTCCTGGACGCAGGCGAGATCGTCCGTTCCGACGGCGAACGGACCGGGCTGCATCTGGGCGATATCGCGCGGGCGGCGGCTCCCGGCGGTCCGCTGTACGACGGCGATCCGGCGCTGTCTTCGCATTTCGTCTTCGATACGGAAGGGACGCTGACCTTCGCGCTCGCGGTCCACGCAACGAAAGTTGCCGTCGACATGCAGACCGGCCGCTGCCGGATCCTGGACTATTTCATCGTCCACGATGCGGGCCGGCTTCTCGACCGGGCCATCGTCGACGGCCAGATCGTCGGCGGTGCGGTCGACGGGATCGGCGGCGCGATGCTTTCGGAACTGGTCTACGATGGGGACGGCCAGTTGCTGACCGGGACCCTGGCCGACTATGCGGTCATCGCGGCCCCGGACGCGCCGCCCGTGCGGCTGGAGCATCTCCACACGCTTCCGACGACCAATCCGCTCGGCGTGCGCGGCGTCGGCGAAGGCGGCGTCATCCCGGTCGCGCCGGCCATAATGAACGCCGTTTCCCGGGCAATCGACCCCGCCGGCAACGGTCACGCCGCGCCGCTTTGCCGGATTCCGCTGCGGCCGGAGGCCGTGTTGCAGGTGATTCGCCGCGTCCGTTCCAGCCGGTCGGCGTCCCGCGGACAATGA
- a CDS encoding OsmC family protein: MIAVTPKSVVTQKLSARAATHTRTEVSVRDLNVIVDEPAARGGTNRGATPTETLMVALAGCINVVSHRIAGAIGLGIDDLSVDVAARFDRRGVMMEEAVRVPFPQVDVEIRLTTGGGDALVERLKTDLGKFCPLSTVLRQSGTQLNETWHVTKT; the protein is encoded by the coding sequence ATGATCGCCGTTACACCGAAATCCGTTGTCACGCAGAAGCTGTCTGCCAGGGCGGCCACCCATACGCGCACCGAGGTGAGCGTGCGCGATCTGAACGTCATCGTCGATGAACCAGCAGCGCGCGGCGGCACCAACCGTGGAGCGACCCCGACCGAGACGCTGATGGTCGCGCTAGCCGGCTGCATCAACGTGGTTTCGCACCGGATCGCCGGCGCGATCGGCCTCGGGATCGACGATCTGTCGGTCGATGTCGCCGCCCGGTTCGACCGGCGCGGAGTGATGATGGAAGAGGCGGTGCGGGTGCCGTTTCCTCAGGTCGATGTCGAGATTCGTCTCACGACCGGCGGCGGCGACGCGCTGGTCGAGCGGCTGAAGACCGATCTCGGGAAATTCTGTCCGCTATCGACGGTGCTTCGCCAATCGGGCACGCAACTCAACGAAACCTGGCACGTCACAAAGACTTAG